A single Methylobacterium sp. 17Sr1-1 DNA region contains:
- a CDS encoding KUP/HAK/KT family potassium transporter encodes MKPALLLGALGVVYGDIGTSPLYAFKEAVRAAGHGQAEPAAVIGAVSLILWALIIVVSLKYAVLILRADNHGEGGIVAMLALLGARHAEPRSWAGLLLIVGLVGAALLYGDGAITPAISVLSAVEGLKVEAPSLARAVVPITLVILVGLFLIQSKGVAFIGRIFGPVMLVWFCVLALLGLGGILQSPQILSALNPLKAVDFLTHAGWGVSFAMLGAAFLAVTGGEAMYADLGHFGARPIRLAWFALVLPALVINYFGQGAVLLAEPDAIENPFYRLSPDWAHYPLIGLATLATVIASQAIISGVFSLTQQAVQLGFLPYIRIIHTAREERGQIYVPIVNWLLAAATLSAVLIFETSDALAGAYGIAVSLLMAITTLLAGLIARRWGYNLLLVLAVNGLFLVIDLVFLSANSVKVLEGGWYPLVLTAIVAVTMLTWLQGTRLIEAYRVGARQDEAVFLGRLRDDPPIRLPGAAAFLSAATKGIPLHMTRFLERSHALPSRCTIVTALYEELPVVPEAERAEVTRIAPDLYRVTLRYGFMEEASIPEGLACAVAHRGLPADFVEDVTVFVGHETVIPKRNHQGMATWRETLFAFMMRNGERTGAFFCVPTRQVVEVGTEIEI; translated from the coding sequence CTGAAGCCCGCGCTGCTGCTCGGCGCCCTCGGGGTCGTCTACGGCGATATCGGCACGAGCCCGCTCTACGCCTTCAAGGAGGCGGTGCGGGCGGCCGGGCACGGCCAGGCCGAGCCGGCGGCGGTGATCGGCGCGGTGTCGCTGATCCTGTGGGCGCTCATCATCGTGGTCTCGCTCAAATACGCGGTGCTGATCCTGCGGGCCGACAACCACGGCGAGGGCGGCATCGTGGCGATGCTGGCGCTGCTCGGTGCTCGCCACGCCGAGCCGCGCAGCTGGGCCGGCCTTCTCCTCATCGTCGGTCTCGTCGGCGCCGCGCTCCTCTACGGCGACGGGGCGATCACCCCGGCGATCTCGGTGCTCAGCGCCGTCGAGGGCCTGAAGGTCGAGGCCCCTAGCCTCGCCCGCGCGGTGGTGCCGATCACCCTCGTGATCCTGGTCGGGCTGTTCCTGATCCAGAGCAAGGGCGTGGCCTTCATCGGGCGGATCTTCGGACCGGTGATGCTGGTGTGGTTCTGCGTCCTGGCGCTGCTGGGCCTAGGCGGCATCCTGCAATCGCCGCAGATCCTGTCCGCCCTCAACCCGCTGAAGGCGGTCGACTTCCTCACCCATGCCGGCTGGGGCGTCAGCTTCGCGATGCTCGGCGCCGCCTTCCTGGCGGTGACCGGCGGCGAGGCGATGTACGCCGATCTCGGCCATTTCGGCGCCCGGCCGATCCGGCTCGCCTGGTTCGCCCTGGTGCTGCCGGCCCTCGTCATCAACTATTTCGGACAGGGCGCGGTGCTGCTCGCCGAGCCCGACGCGATCGAGAACCCGTTCTACCGCCTCAGCCCCGACTGGGCGCATTATCCGCTGATCGGGCTCGCCACGCTCGCCACCGTCATCGCCTCGCAGGCGATCATCTCCGGCGTGTTCTCCCTGACCCAGCAGGCGGTCCAGCTCGGCTTCCTGCCCTATATCCGCATCATTCACACCGCGCGCGAGGAGCGCGGCCAGATCTACGTCCCGATCGTCAACTGGCTGCTCGCCGCCGCGACCTTGAGCGCCGTCCTGATCTTCGAGACCTCCGACGCGCTCGCCGGCGCCTACGGCATCGCGGTCTCGCTGCTGATGGCGATCACGACCCTGCTCGCCGGGCTGATCGCCCGGCGCTGGGGCTACAACCTCCTCCTCGTCCTCGCGGTCAACGGCCTGTTCCTGGTGATCGATCTCGTGTTCCTCTCGGCCAACAGCGTGAAGGTGCTCGAGGGCGGCTGGTACCCCCTGGTGCTCACCGCCATCGTCGCCGTGACGATGCTGACCTGGCTCCAGGGCACCCGGCTGATCGAGGCCTACCGGGTCGGCGCCCGCCAGGACGAGGCCGTGTTCCTGGGGCGCTTGCGCGACGACCCGCCGATCCGCCTGCCCGGCGCGGCGGCGTTCCTGTCGGCGGCCACCAAGGGCATCCCGCTCCACATGACCCGCTTCCTGGAGCGCAGCCACGCCCTGCCGTCCCGCTGCACCATCGTCACCGCGCTCTACGAGGAACTGCCGGTGGTGCCGGAGGCCGAGCGCGCCGAGGTGACCCGGATCGCCCCCGACCTCTACCGCGTGACGCTCCGCTACGGCTTCATGGAGGAGGCCTCGATTCCCGAGGGGCTGGCCTGCGCGGTGGCGCATCGCGGCCTGCCGGCCGACTTCGTCGAGGACGTCACGGTCTTCGTCGGCCACGAGACCGTCATCCCCAAGCGCAACCACCAGGGCATGGCGACGTGGCGCGAGACCCTGTTCGCCTTCATGATGCGCAACGGCGAGCGCACCGGCGCCTTCTTCTGCGTGCCGACCCGGCAGGTGGTGGAGGTGGGGACGGAGATCGAGATCTGA
- a CDS encoding flavin reductase family protein produces MDLRFDDLPPRDRYRLLTALVTPRPIALVTTRSGDGTDNAAPISFFQVLAEEPPIVCLSFNLRSDGTLKDTPRNIAETGEFVVNLVDEAMVPAMNVCGAEFPHGESEIPAAGLTLMPCTGVGPGRIAEAPASLGCRTHTVIDLSPERRIVLGQVVSLHARDDLFTPDGRHLRQNAFLPVGRLYGDLYARTGDRFAVPRVTPEEAMAKGSRLSP; encoded by the coding sequence ATGGACCTCCGCTTCGACGACCTCCCGCCCCGCGACCGCTACCGCCTGCTCACTGCCCTGGTGACGCCGCGGCCGATCGCCCTCGTGACCACGCGCTCGGGCGACGGCACCGACAACGCGGCACCGATCAGCTTCTTCCAGGTGCTCGCCGAGGAGCCGCCGATCGTGTGCTTGAGCTTCAACCTGCGCTCCGACGGCACCCTGAAGGACACCCCCCGCAACATCGCCGAGACGGGCGAGTTCGTGGTCAACCTCGTCGACGAGGCGATGGTGCCGGCGATGAACGTCTGCGGCGCCGAGTTCCCGCACGGGGAGAGCGAGATCCCGGCGGCGGGGCTGACGCTCATGCCCTGCACCGGCGTCGGGCCGGGGCGGATCGCCGAGGCGCCGGCGAGCCTCGGCTGCCGCACCCACACGGTGATCGACCTCTCGCCCGAGCGCCGGATCGTGCTCGGGCAGGTGGTGTCGCTGCACGCCCGCGACGACCTCTTCACCCCGGACGGGCGCCACCTGCGCCAAAACGCCTTCCTGCCGGTGGGCCGGCTCTACGGCGACCTCTACGCCCGCACCGGGGACCGCTTCGCGGTGCCCCGGGTCACGCCGGAAGAAGCCATGGCGAAGGGATCCCGCCTCAGCCCCTGA
- a CDS encoding SDR family oxidoreductase has product MTETVLIVGASGIVGSAAATVMGEAGWRVLGLARTPPAQDGVVPVAADLQDPDSLKQALAPHRPTRVVLSTWMRRPTEAEMIRVNGAMVKNLLDGLRPAGSVRHVALVTGLKHYLGPFEAYGKGAVPQTPFREEQGRLPVENFYYAQEDEVFAAAKRDGFSWSVHRPHTIIGKAVGNAMNMGTTLAVYATLCRETGRPFRFPGSAMQWNGLTDMTDARLLARQLLWASTAPQAENQDFNVVNGDVFRWSWMWGRLAAWFGIEPAPFDGTVRPLEQQMAGNAPLWAEIAKKHNLAEPDLDRLASPWHTDADLGRPIEVVTDMSKSRRLGFLDYQPTDDAFFDLFGRLRADRLIP; this is encoded by the coding sequence ATGACGGAGACCGTGCTGATCGTCGGCGCGAGCGGGATCGTCGGCAGCGCCGCGGCGACGGTGATGGGGGAGGCCGGCTGGCGCGTGCTCGGGCTCGCCCGCACCCCGCCGGCGCAGGACGGCGTGGTGCCGGTCGCCGCCGACCTCCAGGACCCCGACAGCCTGAAACAGGCCCTCGCGCCGCACCGGCCGACCCGTGTGGTGCTCTCGACCTGGATGCGCCGGCCGACCGAGGCCGAGATGATCCGGGTCAACGGCGCGATGGTGAAGAACCTCCTCGACGGCTTGCGGCCGGCCGGCAGCGTGCGCCACGTCGCGCTGGTGACGGGATTGAAGCATTATCTCGGCCCGTTCGAGGCCTACGGGAAGGGCGCGGTGCCCCAGACGCCGTTCCGCGAGGAGCAGGGCCGGCTGCCGGTCGAGAACTTCTACTACGCTCAAGAAGACGAGGTCTTCGCCGCGGCGAAGCGCGACGGCTTCTCGTGGAGCGTGCACCGCCCGCACACGATCATCGGCAAGGCGGTCGGCAACGCGATGAACATGGGCACCACGCTCGCGGTCTACGCCACGCTCTGCCGCGAGACCGGGCGGCCGTTCCGCTTTCCCGGCTCGGCGATGCAGTGGAACGGGCTCACCGACATGACCGACGCGCGGCTGCTCGCCCGCCAGCTGCTCTGGGCCTCGACCGCGCCCCAGGCCGAGAACCAGGATTTCAACGTGGTGAACGGCGACGTCTTCCGCTGGAGCTGGATGTGGGGGCGCCTCGCCGCCTGGTTCGGGATCGAGCCGGCGCCCTTCGACGGCACGGTGCGGCCGCTGGAGCAGCAGATGGCCGGCAACGCTCCCCTCTGGGCCGAGATCGCGAAGAAGCATAACCTCGCCGAGCCGGATCTCGACCGCCTCGCCTCGCCCTGGCACACCGATGCCGATCTCGGCCGGCCGATCGAGGTCGTCACCGACATGAGCAAGAGCCGCCGCCTCGGCTTCCTCGACTACCAGCCCACCGACGACGCCTTCTTCGACCTGTTTGGGCGCCTGCGCGCCGACCGGCTGATCCCGTGA
- a CDS encoding acetamidase/formamidase family protein: protein MPTHHEIPATPDTMVLGYFDAALPPVLTVESGDTVTLHSHPAGGRSSLHPDPARHPADYLAALDALSPGLGPHFVTGPVHVRGAMPGDVLQVDILDLTFRMDWGFVAILPLLGTLPDEFDTSETIHPDIDVGRGVAVLPWGTELPLDPFFGILATSPPPAWGKVTSPVPRRFGGNMDNKELKAGTTLYLPVLAEGAGFYAGDGHGVQGDGEVCITALETGLTGTFRLTLRKDLAHDWPFAETPTDLMSIGLHESLDEAMRQAVREMIRHVCARTHLTRNQAYMLCSLAGNLRITQTVDGNKGVHMLLPKSALPESPLPNGANPGTL, encoded by the coding sequence ATGCCGACGCACCACGAGATTCCCGCCACGCCCGACACGATGGTGCTGGGCTACTTCGACGCCGCCCTGCCGCCGGTGCTGACGGTGGAATCCGGGGACACCGTCACGCTGCACTCCCATCCGGCCGGCGGGCGGTCCTCGCTCCACCCCGATCCCGCCCGCCACCCGGCCGATTACCTCGCCGCCCTCGACGCGCTCTCGCCGGGCCTCGGCCCGCACTTCGTCACCGGGCCGGTCCATGTCCGCGGTGCGATGCCGGGCGACGTGCTGCAGGTCGACATCCTCGACCTCACGTTCCGGATGGATTGGGGGTTCGTCGCGATCCTGCCGCTCCTCGGCACCCTGCCGGACGAGTTCGACACGTCCGAGACCATCCACCCGGACATCGACGTCGGCCGTGGCGTCGCCGTGCTGCCCTGGGGCACGGAGCTGCCGCTCGACCCGTTCTTCGGCATCCTCGCCACCTCGCCGCCGCCGGCCTGGGGCAAGGTCACCTCGCCGGTGCCGCGCCGCTTCGGCGGCAACATGGACAACAAGGAGCTGAAGGCCGGCACCACCCTCTACCTGCCGGTCCTCGCCGAGGGCGCGGGCTTCTACGCCGGCGACGGCCACGGCGTGCAGGGCGACGGCGAGGTCTGCATCACCGCGCTCGAGACCGGGCTCACCGGCACGTTCCGGCTCACGCTCCGCAAGGACCTCGCCCACGACTGGCCCTTCGCCGAGACGCCGACCGACCTGATGTCCATCGGCCTGCACGAGAGCCTCGACGAGGCGATGCGCCAGGCGGTGCGCGAGATGATCCGCCACGTCTGCGCCCGCACGCACCTCACCCGCAACCAGGCCTACATGCTGTGCTCGCTCGCCGGGAACCTGCGCATCACCCAGACGGTGGACGGCAACAAGGGCGTGCACATGCTGCTGCCGAAAAGCGCCTTGCCCGAGAGCCCCTTGCCGAACGGCGCGAATCCCGGGACGCTGTGA
- a CDS encoding fumarylacetoacetate hydrolase family protein: protein MTRQAASDLLWRHWREGRLLAAIPPDLAPADRGEAYRIQALLEPRSAHALYGWKIAATSLAGQRHIGADGPLAGRLLAEQVLSADAVVPLTGNQMRVAEPEVAFRIGADLPPRPEPYTVDEVMAAVADAHPAIEFPDSRLEAFERAGEAALIADNACAHLFVLGPPAREGWRTLDLAAMPTRIGAEGRAPHEGRGGNALDDPRLALTWLANALSGQGITLRAGEVVTTGTTAVPLPVEAGDVVRAELGGLGELTVRVGA, encoded by the coding sequence GTGACGCGTCAGGCCGCCTCGGACCTGCTCTGGCGCCACTGGCGCGAGGGCCGGCTGCTGGCCGCGATCCCGCCGGACCTCGCGCCGGCCGACCGCGGGGAGGCGTACCGGATCCAGGCGCTGCTGGAGCCGCGCAGTGCTCACGCCCTCTACGGCTGGAAGATCGCCGCGACGAGCCTCGCCGGCCAGCGCCATATCGGCGCCGACGGGCCTCTCGCCGGGCGGCTGCTGGCCGAGCAGGTCCTGAGCGCGGATGCCGTGGTGCCGCTCACCGGCAACCAGATGCGGGTGGCCGAGCCCGAGGTGGCGTTCCGGATCGGAGCCGACCTGCCGCCGCGGCCCGAGCCCTACACCGTCGACGAGGTGATGGCGGCGGTGGCCGACGCCCACCCGGCGATCGAGTTCCCGGATTCGCGGCTGGAGGCCTTCGAGCGGGCAGGGGAGGCGGCCCTGATCGCTGACAATGCCTGCGCCCACCTCTTCGTCCTCGGCCCCCCGGCGCGCGAGGGCTGGCGCACCCTCGACCTCGCCGCCATGCCGACGCGGATCGGTGCCGAGGGGCGGGCGCCCCACGAGGGCCGCGGCGGCAACGCCCTCGACGACCCGCGCCTCGCGCTGACCTGGCTCGCCAATGCCTTGTCGGGGCAGGGCATCACCCTGCGCGCGGGCGAGGTCGTCACCACCGGCACCACCGCGGTGCCGCTGCCGGTCGAGGCGGGGGACGTGGTGCGGGCGGAGCTCGGGGGGCTCGGCGAGCTGACGGTGCGGGTCGGGGCGTAG
- a CDS encoding 3-keto-5-aminohexanoate cleavage protein produces MAEITAEIWIEAALNGPWGRERQPGIPITVEEVVADGLAAAEAGAAIVHVHAYDPETGRQNDAWETYARIIEGIRAKADVIVYPTIPLAGSDYAASAAKRYAHTEELARRGLIEWAVCDPGSTTFLRYDEVSAEASGFLYQNPMADIRDGLRIARTHRIRPGYAIYEPGFTRLGAALAALEPRPPMPVYRFMFSDEFAWGFPPREAYLAAHLALLAECAPGAPWMVAGLGVDILPLVPAAVVRGGHVRVGLEDAPWGSERGNRAWVEAARRAIEAAGGRVADAAAVRRELAVRDGAARQDAHA; encoded by the coding sequence ATGGCGGAGATCACGGCGGAGATCTGGATCGAGGCGGCCCTGAACGGGCCGTGGGGGCGCGAGCGCCAGCCCGGCATCCCGATCACGGTCGAGGAGGTGGTGGCCGACGGGCTCGCCGCCGCCGAGGCCGGGGCGGCGATCGTCCACGTCCACGCCTACGACCCCGAGACCGGGCGCCAGAACGACGCCTGGGAGACCTATGCCCGCATCATCGAGGGCATCCGCGCGAAGGCCGACGTGATCGTCTACCCGACGATCCCGCTCGCCGGCTCGGATTACGCGGCGAGCGCGGCGAAGCGCTACGCCCATACCGAGGAGCTGGCCCGGCGCGGCCTGATCGAGTGGGCGGTGTGCGATCCGGGCTCCACCACCTTCCTGCGCTACGACGAGGTCTCGGCCGAGGCGAGCGGCTTCCTCTACCAGAACCCGATGGCCGATATCCGCGATGGCCTGCGCATCGCCCGCACCCACCGGATCCGTCCGGGCTACGCCATCTACGAGCCGGGCTTCACGCGGCTGGGCGCGGCCCTCGCGGCGCTGGAGCCGCGCCCGCCGATGCCGGTCTACCGTTTCATGTTCTCCGACGAGTTCGCCTGGGGGTTTCCGCCGCGGGAGGCCTATCTCGCCGCGCATCTGGCGCTGCTGGCCGAATGCGCGCCGGGCGCGCCCTGGATGGTGGCGGGCCTCGGCGTCGACATCCTGCCGCTGGTGCCGGCGGCGGTGGTGCGCGGCGGTCACGTCCGGGTCGGGCTGGAGGACGCGCCGTGGGGAAGCGAGAGAGGCAACCGGGCCTGGGTCGAGGCGGCGCGGCGGGCGATCGAGGCGGCCGGGGGGCGGGTGGCCGATGCCGCGGCGGTACGGCGGGAGCTGGCGGTGCGGGATGGGGCGGCCAGGCAGGACGCTCACGCGTGA
- a CDS encoding RraA family protein yields the protein MPTRIIAETPPRLSADLIKRFAAVPVAVVVDLLEGRTQVDPAIRPLRRIAGGPSLLGSAVTASCDPKDYGAVHHAIAVAEAGDVVVIDAGGRSDVAMIGDLLSTAARRKGIVGLVADGAVRDTGILGGWSDFAVFTRHVTARGPASKDGGTVDAPVTIGGAPVRPRDLILGDDDGVVVIPREAAEDLIAKAEERAQAEIGWEKRLSAGETTLAVFGVPDAVRG from the coding sequence ATGCCGACCCGCATCATCGCCGAGACCCCGCCCCGCCTGTCCGCCGACCTGATCAAGCGGTTCGCCGCCGTGCCGGTGGCGGTGGTGGTCGATCTGCTGGAGGGCCGCACCCAGGTCGATCCGGCGATCCGGCCGCTGCGGCGCATCGCCGGCGGTCCGAGCCTTCTCGGCAGCGCCGTCACCGCGTCCTGCGATCCGAAGGATTACGGCGCCGTCCACCACGCGATCGCGGTGGCGGAGGCCGGCGACGTGGTGGTGATCGATGCCGGCGGGCGCAGCGACGTCGCGATGATCGGCGACCTTCTCTCCACCGCGGCCCGGCGCAAGGGCATCGTCGGGCTCGTCGCCGACGGGGCGGTGCGCGACACCGGCATCCTCGGCGGCTGGAGCGACTTCGCGGTGTTCACCCGCCATGTCACGGCGCGCGGCCCGGCCTCGAAGGACGGTGGCACGGTCGATGCCCCGGTCACGATCGGCGGCGCCCCGGTGCGCCCTCGCGACCTGATCCTCGGCGACGACGACGGCGTCGTGGTGATCCCGCGCGAGGCGGCAGAAGACTTGATCGCCAAGGCCGAGGAGCGGGCCCAGGCCGAGATCGGCTGGGAGAAGCGGCTCTCGGCCGGGGAGACCACGCTGGCGGTGTTCGGCGTGCCGGACGCGGTCAGGGGCTGA
- a CDS encoding VOC family protein: MGFTFARLTPELLITDLAASLHFWVDLIGFRVAYDRPEDGFAYLDLDGAQVMLETRNPASRQWETGPLEAPLGRGINFEIGVPAVEPILARLEEAGWPLYMAVEDAWYRAGTVEVGQRQFLVQDPDGYLLRLGAKLGERAVGT, from the coding sequence ATGGGTTTCACCTTCGCGCGGCTGACCCCGGAACTGCTGATCACCGACCTTGCGGCCAGCCTGCATTTCTGGGTCGACCTGATCGGGTTCCGGGTCGCCTACGACCGGCCCGAGGATGGCTTCGCCTATCTCGACCTCGACGGGGCGCAGGTGATGCTGGAGACGCGCAACCCCGCCTCGCGGCAATGGGAGACCGGCCCGCTGGAGGCGCCGCTCGGGCGCGGCATCAACTTCGAGATCGGCGTCCCGGCGGTGGAGCCTATTCTGGCGCGCCTGGAGGAGGCCGGCTGGCCGCTGTACATGGCGGTCGAGGATGCCTGGTACCGGGCCGGTACCGTCGAGGTCGGGCAGCGCCAGTTCCTGGTGCAGGACCCGGACGGCTACCTGCTGCGGCTCGGGGCGAAGCTGGGGGAGCGGGCGGTGGGTACGTGA
- a CDS encoding methyl-accepting chemotaxis protein, producing the protein MSIRARVFGGFGLILLLTVAVAAIGWQSLTGFARRVDTANAAQLLAGEIGDLALATDRALKSDDARRDDALKAAIGRVRTSAGAFSGRLADDPKAAASAAGIGSALDGFEAAVKAFGAQKSEKRGLQDRHAVLITELQTTVAGIGAAQEAQLAEAGKALDRALADQKSATNTGVVVAFAIRSALEMQVLQVGYLAGDGDDGKLEIQSKVNSVAVLLRRLGAMTSPDAVEPALKALDAYHAKLDEPMGPGGKAERTEELAPLFGGLIVGLRQIEQAQNNAQTAAQVTLRQQQDKVASGTSLLVASGKAITAAKEAERLEQRLILARDAGAAKALDETAAALIDQAETIQYGDIDTAAQAVLRDLGAKVRAFKDSIPEIVKANEAQGQIFADLDRRAAELVSAARGIGASELAQLAAERNRAVWLLAGGVGLACAIGAALALLIGRGITRPIDQLSGAMRALAGGDLGTQVPAQDRRDEIGAMAGTVRVFREALLAKEAADRTAAAEAAAKAERAARLDAVTRSFEANVVAMTETLGEAASGMEATARAMTQAAETTNGRSVEVAGAAEQTLANVQMVAAASEELSVSIGGIAAQVAQSSDIARDAVDQARRTDETVQRLVKSADQIGDIVALISSIASQTNLLALNATIEAARAGEAGRGFAVVAAEVKDLASQTSRATAEIAQQIGHIQETTGGVVQAIRDISGVIERMSEIAEGVAGAVDQQGSATQEIARNVQHAAQGTQAVTTGIVAVQREAGSTGAAAAEVLGAADRLGRYAGELEREVAEFLKGVKAA; encoded by the coding sequence ATGTCCATCAGGGCGCGCGTATTCGGGGGGTTCGGCCTCATCCTCCTGCTGACGGTCGCGGTCGCGGCGATCGGCTGGCAGAGCCTGACGGGCTTCGCCCGGCGGGTCGACACGGCCAACGCGGCGCAGCTCCTGGCCGGCGAGATCGGGGATCTGGCGCTCGCCACCGACCGTGCCCTCAAGAGCGACGACGCGCGCCGGGACGACGCGCTCAAGGCGGCGATCGGCCGGGTGCGAACGAGCGCCGGCGCCTTCTCGGGCCGCCTCGCCGACGACCCGAAGGCGGCGGCGTCCGCCGCCGGGATCGGCAGCGCCCTCGACGGCTTCGAGGCCGCCGTGAAGGCCTTCGGCGCGCAGAAGAGCGAGAAGCGCGGGCTCCAGGACCGTCACGCCGTCCTGATCACCGAACTGCAGACGACGGTCGCCGGCATCGGCGCGGCGCAGGAGGCCCAGCTCGCGGAAGCCGGCAAGGCCCTCGACCGGGCGCTGGCCGACCAGAAGAGCGCCACCAACACCGGGGTCGTGGTCGCCTTCGCCATCCGCTCGGCGCTCGAGATGCAGGTGCTGCAGGTCGGCTACCTGGCGGGCGACGGCGACGACGGCAAGCTCGAGATCCAGTCGAAGGTGAACTCGGTCGCGGTGCTGCTCCGCCGCCTCGGCGCCATGACCTCGCCCGACGCCGTCGAGCCGGCGCTGAAGGCCCTCGACGCGTATCATGCCAAGCTCGACGAGCCGATGGGACCGGGGGGCAAGGCGGAGCGGACGGAGGAGCTCGCGCCGCTGTTCGGCGGATTGATCGTCGGCCTGCGCCAGATCGAGCAGGCGCAGAACAACGCCCAGACCGCCGCCCAGGTGACGCTGCGCCAGCAGCAGGACAAGGTCGCCTCGGGCACGAGCTTGCTCGTCGCCAGCGGCAAGGCGATCACCGCCGCCAAGGAGGCCGAGCGGCTGGAGCAGCGCCTGATCCTGGCCCGCGACGCCGGCGCCGCCAAGGCCCTCGACGAGACCGCCGCCGCGCTGATCGACCAGGCCGAGACGATCCAGTACGGCGACATCGACACCGCCGCCCAGGCGGTCCTGCGCGACCTCGGCGCCAAGGTGCGGGCGTTCAAGGACAGCATCCCGGAGATCGTCAAGGCCAACGAGGCGCAAGGACAGATCTTCGCCGATCTCGACCGGCGCGCGGCCGAGCTGGTCTCGGCGGCGCGGGGCATCGGCGCGAGCGAGCTCGCCCAGCTCGCCGCCGAGCGCAACCGGGCCGTGTGGCTGCTCGCCGGCGGCGTCGGCCTCGCCTGCGCCATCGGGGCGGCGCTCGCCCTCCTGATCGGGCGCGGCATCACCCGGCCGATCGACCAGCTGTCGGGCGCCATGCGGGCACTGGCCGGCGGCGACCTCGGCACCCAGGTGCCGGCGCAAGACCGCCGCGACGAGATCGGCGCGATGGCCGGCACCGTGCGGGTGTTCCGCGAGGCCCTGCTCGCCAAGGAGGCGGCCGACCGGACGGCCGCCGCCGAGGCCGCCGCCAAGGCCGAGCGGGCCGCGCGGCTCGACGCCGTGACCCGCTCCTTCGAGGCCAACGTGGTGGCGATGACCGAGACCCTGGGCGAGGCCGCCTCCGGCATGGAGGCGACGGCGCGGGCCATGACCCAGGCCGCCGAGACCACCAACGGCCGCTCGGTCGAGGTGGCGGGCGCCGCCGAGCAGACGCTCGCCAACGTCCAGATGGTGGCGGCGGCGAGCGAGGAGCTCTCCGTGTCGATCGGCGGCATCGCCGCCCAGGTGGCGCAGTCCTCGGACATCGCCCGCGACGCGGTCGACCAGGCGCGCCGCACCGACGAGACGGTGCAGCGGCTGGTGAAGTCCGCCGACCAGATCGGCGACATCGTGGCGCTGATCTCCTCGATCGCCTCCCAGACCAACCTGCTCGCGCTCAACGCCACGATCGAGGCGGCCCGGGCCGGCGAGGCGGGCCGCGGCTTCGCGGTGGTGGCGGCAGAGGTCAAGGACCTGGCGAGCCAGACCAGCCGCGCCACCGCCGAGATCGCCCAGCAGATCGGCCATATCCAGGAGACCACCGGCGGCGTCGTGCAGGCGATCCGCGACATCTCCGGGGTGATCGAGCGGATGTCGGAGATCGCCGAGGGCGTCGCCGGCGCCGTCGACCAGCAGGGCTCGGCGACCCAGGAGATCGCCCGCAACGTCCAGCACGCGGCGCAAGGCACGCAGGCCGTGACGACCGGCATCGTGGCGGTGCAGCGCGAGGCCGGCAGCACGGGAGCCGCCGCGGCCGAGGTGCTCGGCGCGGCGGATCGGCTCGGGCGCTATGCCGGCGAGCTGGAGCGCGAGGTGGCGGAGTTCCTCAAAGGCGTGAAGGCGGCCTGA
- a CDS encoding SDR family NAD(P)-dependent oxidoreductase — protein MAEGGSAPGSRRLEGKVALLFGAGSAGPGWGNGKAAAVTFARHGARVVCVDVRREAAEETAEIIRREDGAATAAACDATNSEAVAALVAEVMAAQGRIDVLHNNVGYAQMGGPVELSEADWHRTLDLNLTTCFLTCKHVLPHMLAQRAGSIVNISSAAAIRYTGYPYAAYYAAKAAVNNFTLGLALQYAKDGIRVNAIMPGLMNTPLIHQQISGQYQDPEAMVRARDAACPMGRMGTAWDVANAALFLASDEAAYITGVALPVDGGLTGRVA, from the coding sequence ATGGCGGAGGGCGGAAGCGCCCCGGGCTCGCGGCGGCTCGAGGGCAAGGTGGCTCTGCTGTTCGGCGCCGGCTCGGCGGGGCCGGGCTGGGGCAACGGCAAGGCCGCGGCGGTGACCTTCGCGCGCCACGGCGCCCGGGTGGTCTGCGTCGACGTACGGCGCGAGGCGGCCGAAGAAACCGCCGAGATCATCCGGCGCGAGGACGGCGCCGCCACGGCCGCCGCCTGCGATGCCACCAATTCGGAGGCGGTCGCTGCCCTCGTCGCCGAGGTGATGGCGGCGCAAGGGCGCATCGACGTGCTGCACAACAATGTCGGCTACGCCCAGATGGGCGGCCCGGTCGAATTGAGCGAGGCCGACTGGCACCGCACCCTCGACCTCAACCTGACCACCTGCTTTCTCACCTGCAAGCACGTGCTGCCGCACATGCTGGCGCAGCGCGCCGGCAGCATCGTCAACATCTCGTCGGCGGCGGCGATCCGCTACACCGGCTACCCTTATGCCGCCTACTACGCCGCCAAGGCCGCGGTGAACAACTTCACGCTCGGCCTGGCGCTGCAATACGCGAAGGACGGGATCCGGGTGAACGCGATCATGCCCGGGCTGATGAACACACCGCTGATCCACCAGCAGATCTCCGGCCAGTACCAGGATCCGGAGGCGATGGTGCGCGCCCGCGACGCCGCCTGCCCGATGGGCCGGATGGGCACCGCCTGGGACGTCGCCAACGCGGCGCTCTTCCTGGCCTCCGACGAGGCCGCCTACATCACCGGCGTGGCGCTGCCCGTCGATGGCGGCCTGACCGGGAGGGTGGCGTGA